A section of the Thauera chlorobenzoica genome encodes:
- a CDS encoding LysR family transcriptional regulator, with protein sequence MDLNLLQVFDAVYRERSVSRAATRLGLSQPAISHALRRLRLELKDPLFVRAPGGVMPTAMAEQLGRTVAGALHALDAAIHQIHHFEPASSSRTFRLYMTDIGELVFLPPLMDVLQQRAPGLRIEVEQMALEAILPGLESGALDLAVGYLPPLADVSQHRLLRERYVIVLRRDHPLAGAGAGLDPAALDYVLVRPHAEARRALQQQRLESRVRLVIPHFLVLPGVLARTDLAALVPSRMARLFVERGELVALDSPLATAAFDVRLYWYWRAEHDPGHRWLRELLIALFGEGGAGDAPRAPDGAR encoded by the coding sequence ATGGATCTCAACCTTCTCCAGGTGTTCGATGCCGTGTATCGCGAGCGCAGCGTCAGCCGTGCCGCGACCCGGCTTGGGCTGTCGCAGCCGGCGATCAGTCATGCCTTGCGGCGCTTGCGCCTGGAACTGAAGGATCCGCTGTTCGTGCGTGCCCCGGGCGGGGTGATGCCGACGGCGATGGCCGAGCAGCTGGGGAGGACGGTGGCGGGGGCGCTCCATGCGCTCGATGCGGCGATCCACCAGATCCATCACTTCGAGCCGGCGTCATCTTCGCGTACGTTCCGCTTGTACATGACCGATATTGGCGAGCTGGTCTTCTTGCCGCCGTTGATGGATGTGCTGCAGCAGCGTGCCCCGGGACTGAGGATCGAAGTCGAGCAGATGGCGCTGGAGGCGATCCTGCCAGGGCTCGAAAGCGGCGCGCTGGACCTCGCGGTTGGCTACCTGCCGCCGCTGGCCGATGTTTCCCAGCACCGCCTGCTGCGCGAACGCTACGTGATTGTGTTGCGCCGCGATCACCCGCTTGCGGGAGCCGGCGCCGGGCTCGACCCCGCCGCCCTCGACTACGTCCTCGTGCGCCCGCACGCCGAAGCCCGCCGGGCCTTGCAGCAGCAGCGCCTGGAGTCGCGTGTGCGGCTGGTGATTCCGCATTTCCTGGTGCTTCCCGGGGTGCTCGCGCGCACCGATCTGGCCGCGCTCGTGCCTTCGCGCATGGCGCGTCTTTTCGTCGAGCGCGGCGAGCTTGTCGCCCTCGATTCGCCGCTGGCGACCGCGGCCTTCGATGTCCGCCTGTACTGGTACTGGCGCGCCGAGCACGACCCCGGACACCGCTGGCTGCGGGAGCTGCTGATCGCGCTGTTCGGCGAGGGCGGGGCAGGGGATGCGCCGCGCGCGCCCGACGGCGCGCGCTGA
- a CDS encoding TRAP transporter small permease has product MKQILALTETLAAVFLLLIALLTATNVLARELFAATIPDWFDGSRLLLAIAMFWGIALATHRGSHISVDILWEHLGAVGRRRLEIAVTALCVAFFAPLAWMVWVKVGSTGTQATSDLRLPLIWFYPVAALGATATALLALHRFAVLWARHLETMKTENQHGS; this is encoded by the coding sequence ATGAAGCAGATCCTTGCCCTCACCGAGACCCTGGCCGCCGTCTTCCTGCTGCTGATCGCGCTGCTGACGGCCACCAACGTCCTCGCGCGCGAATTGTTCGCCGCGACCATTCCCGACTGGTTCGACGGTTCGCGCCTGCTATTGGCCATCGCCATGTTCTGGGGGATCGCCCTCGCCACCCACCGCGGCAGCCACATCAGTGTCGACATCCTGTGGGAGCACCTCGGCGCGGTCGGCCGTCGCCGCCTCGAAATCGCCGTCACCGCTCTGTGCGTGGCCTTCTTCGCACCACTGGCATGGATGGTGTGGGTCAAGGTGGGCAGCACCGGCACCCAGGCCACCTCCGATCTGCGCCTGCCGCTGATCTGGTTCTATCCGGTCGCCGCGCTCGGCGCCACCGCGACCGCGCTGCTCGCATTGCACCGCTTCGCCGTGCTGTGGGCACGCCACTTGGAAACGATGAAAACGGAGAATCAACATGGATCGTGA
- a CDS encoding thiamine pyrophosphate-dependent enzyme yields MEVSFSKELEQLRQGAGSTFHGEGILAITKALLQSGVAYVGGYQGAPVSHLLDVLVQAEDHLAELGVHVEACSNEASAAAMLGASIHYPLRGAVTWKSVVGTNVAADALSNLASPGVRGGALIIIGDDYGEGASVVQERTYAFAMKSSLLLIDPRPELEVMVRMVEEGFALSEASNTAAFVQLRIRACHVRGSFVCKDNIAPAVSRRALMSDPAAFDYGRLTHAPSIFEHEKIKTAERLPAARRHILERGLNELFAGTREDVGIIVQGGLYNALIGALQQFGLADAFGASTLPILNLNVTYPLVPEQIAGFCRGKQAVLVVEEGQPEFIEQDVALTLHRHGLATAVHGKDVLPMAGEYSVEAIARGLAPFLTRRAPDLELGAGLHWLAELDARRGAVAAALETGLGRPLPARPPGFCTGCPERPVFAAVKLAQQRVGKVHIAADIGCHSFATFEPFSLGHTILGFGMSLASRAGVSPMIEGRTLAIMGDGGFWHNGLLTGVESALYNGDDAVLVILKNGYTSATGTQEIISSPDEEVKAAAPNKQQSLVDRNVTIEKTLRGIGVRWLRTVDSYRVDAMRKTLEEAFTTPFAGLKVIIAEGECQLERQRRSKPWVAGRLKRGERVERVKYGVDEDVCSGDHSCIRLSGCPTLTLKDSPDPLKPDPVATVIDGCVGCGLCGENAHAATLCPSFYRGEVVQNPGPAERLLHRLRQAVIRMLQPAGE; encoded by the coding sequence ATGGAAGTGTCATTCAGCAAGGAACTCGAGCAACTCAGGCAGGGGGCGGGAAGCACCTTCCACGGCGAAGGCATCCTGGCAATCACCAAGGCCCTGCTCCAGTCCGGCGTCGCCTACGTCGGCGGCTACCAGGGCGCACCGGTGTCTCATCTGCTCGACGTGCTGGTGCAGGCCGAGGACCACCTCGCCGAGCTCGGCGTCCATGTCGAGGCCTGCTCCAACGAGGCTTCGGCGGCGGCGATGCTGGGCGCCTCGATCCACTACCCGCTGCGCGGCGCGGTGACCTGGAAGTCGGTGGTCGGCACCAACGTCGCCGCCGATGCGCTCTCCAACCTGGCCTCGCCCGGGGTGCGCGGCGGCGCGCTGATCATCATCGGCGACGACTACGGTGAAGGCGCCAGCGTGGTCCAGGAGCGCACCTACGCGTTCGCGATGAAATCCTCGCTGCTGCTGATCGATCCCCGTCCCGAACTCGAGGTGATGGTGCGCATGGTCGAGGAAGGCTTCGCCCTGTCCGAAGCGTCGAACACCGCAGCCTTCGTCCAGCTGCGCATCCGCGCCTGCCATGTGCGCGGCAGCTTCGTGTGCAAGGACAACATCGCCCCCGCGGTATCGCGCCGCGCCCTGATGAGCGACCCCGCAGCATTCGACTACGGCCGCCTGACCCACGCCCCCTCGATCTTCGAGCACGAAAAGATCAAGACCGCCGAACGCCTGCCGGCGGCCCGCCGCCACATCCTCGAGCGCGGCCTCAATGAACTCTTCGCCGGCACCCGCGAGGACGTCGGCATCATCGTGCAGGGCGGGCTGTACAACGCCCTGATCGGCGCTCTGCAGCAGTTCGGCCTCGCCGACGCGTTCGGCGCCTCTACCCTGCCGATCCTGAACCTGAACGTGACCTACCCGCTGGTCCCCGAGCAGATCGCCGGCTTCTGTCGCGGCAAGCAGGCGGTGCTGGTGGTCGAGGAGGGCCAGCCGGAGTTCATCGAGCAGGACGTCGCCCTCACCCTCCACCGCCACGGCCTCGCCACCGCGGTGCACGGCAAGGACGTGCTGCCGATGGCGGGCGAATATTCGGTGGAAGCGATCGCCCGCGGCCTCGCCCCGTTCCTCACCCGGCGCGCCCCCGACCTCGAGCTCGGCGCCGGCCTGCACTGGCTGGCCGAACTGGACGCGCGCCGCGGCGCAGTTGCCGCCGCCCTCGAAACCGGGCTCGGACGCCCCCTGCCGGCGCGCCCGCCGGGCTTTTGCACCGGCTGCCCGGAGCGCCCGGTGTTCGCCGCGGTGAAGCTCGCCCAGCAGCGCGTCGGCAAGGTGCATATCGCCGCCGACATCGGCTGCCATTCCTTCGCCACCTTCGAGCCGTTCAGCCTCGGCCACACCATCCTCGGCTTCGGCATGAGCCTGGCGAGCCGCGCCGGCGTGTCGCCGATGATCGAAGGACGCACCCTGGCGATCATGGGCGACGGCGGCTTCTGGCACAACGGCCTGCTCACCGGGGTGGAGTCGGCGCTGTACAACGGCGACGACGCGGTGCTGGTGATCCTCAAGAACGGCTACACCTCGGCCACCGGCACCCAGGAAATCATTTCCTCCCCCGACGAAGAGGTCAAGGCCGCCGCACCGAACAAGCAGCAAAGCCTGGTCGATCGCAACGTCACCATCGAGAAGACCCTGCGCGGCATCGGCGTGCGCTGGCTGCGCACGGTCGACAGCTATCGCGTCGATGCGATGCGCAAGACCCTGGAAGAAGCGTTCACCACGCCGTTCGCCGGCCTCAAGGTCATCATCGCCGAAGGCGAATGCCAGCTCGAGCGCCAGCGCCGCAGCAAGCCCTGGGTCGCCGGTCGGCTCAAGCGCGGCGAGCGCGTCGAGCGGGTCAAGTACGGCGTCGACGAGGACGTGTGCTCGGGCGACCATTCCTGCATCCGGCTGTCGGGCTGTCCGACCCTCACCCTCAAGGACAGCCCCGACCCGCTCAAGCCCGATCCGGTGGCGACGGTGATCGACGGCTGCGTCGGCTGCGGCCTGTGCGGCGAGAACGCCCACGCCGCCACCCTGTGCCCTTCCTTTTACCGCGGCGAAGTGGTGCAGAACCCGGGGCCGGCCGAACGCCTCCTCCATCGCCTGCGCCAGGCCGTGATCCGCATGCTGCAACCCGCCGGAGAATGA
- a CDS encoding TRAP transporter large permease — MDRDLVALAGFVAMFVLMVLRVPIGVAMGIVGVLGFGLLTGSYPALNLFASVPLSVLTDYNLSVIPMFILMGAFASHSGLSQELFTAGRIWFGHRRGGLAYASIAACGGFAAINGSSVATAATMSQVALPEMRRAGYAPGFSAGLIAAGGTLGIMIPPSVIFVLYGIMTDTDITHLFAAGVVPGLLGVLFYFLLVQYLGWRNPDHLPVGEMHPWSERLRCMGGLWPVIVLFSVVLGGIYGGWFTVQEGAGVGAAGTLAIGMVRGKLRWPQIKQALIDALRISSAIMLIVVGAYLFGYFLTVTQFTQKAVETLVHLPVGPYGVLALILVGYFILGAVMDELAMILLTVPIVFPAMMQLGFDPVWFGVITVMAVSFGMITPPVGINVFVINSIAGDIALTKIYRGVAAFLAVDVVRLVLLCAFPILSLWLPGTLK, encoded by the coding sequence ATGGATCGTGACCTGGTCGCCCTCGCCGGCTTCGTGGCGATGTTCGTCCTGATGGTGCTGCGCGTGCCGATCGGCGTCGCCATGGGCATCGTCGGCGTGCTCGGCTTCGGCCTGCTCACCGGGTCCTACCCGGCGCTGAACCTGTTCGCCAGCGTCCCGCTGTCGGTGCTGACCGACTACAACCTGTCGGTGATCCCGATGTTCATCCTGATGGGCGCCTTCGCCTCCCACTCGGGGCTCAGCCAGGAGCTGTTCACCGCGGGCCGGATCTGGTTCGGCCATCGCCGCGGCGGTCTCGCCTACGCTTCGATCGCCGCCTGCGGCGGCTTTGCCGCGATCAACGGCTCGTCGGTGGCGACCGCGGCGACGATGAGCCAGGTCGCACTGCCGGAGATGCGCCGCGCCGGCTATGCGCCGGGCTTTTCCGCCGGCCTGATCGCCGCGGGCGGCACCCTCGGGATCATGATTCCGCCTTCGGTGATCTTCGTCCTGTACGGCATCATGACCGACACCGACATCACCCACCTGTTCGCCGCCGGCGTCGTCCCCGGCCTGCTCGGGGTGCTGTTCTACTTCCTCCTCGTGCAGTACCTGGGCTGGCGCAATCCCGATCACCTGCCGGTCGGCGAGATGCACCCCTGGAGCGAGCGCCTGCGCTGCATGGGCGGCCTGTGGCCGGTGATCGTGCTGTTCTCGGTGGTGCTCGGCGGCATCTATGGCGGCTGGTTCACCGTGCAGGAGGGCGCCGGTGTGGGCGCCGCCGGCACCCTGGCGATCGGGATGGTGCGCGGCAAGCTGCGCTGGCCGCAGATCAAGCAGGCCCTGATCGATGCGCTGCGGATTTCCTCGGCGATCATGCTGATCGTGGTCGGCGCCTACCTGTTCGGCTATTTCCTGACCGTGACCCAGTTCACCCAGAAGGCGGTCGAAACCCTGGTGCACCTGCCGGTCGGCCCCTACGGCGTGCTCGCCCTGATCCTGGTCGGCTACTTCATCCTCGGCGCGGTGATGGACGAGCTGGCGATGATCCTGCTCACGGTGCCGATCGTGTTCCCGGCGATGATGCAGCTCGGCTTCGACCCGGTGTGGTTCGGCGTGATCACGGTAATGGCGGTCAGCTTCGGCATGATCACGCCACCAGTCGGGATCAACGTCTTCGTCATCAACTCGATCGCCGGAGACATCGCCCTGACCAAGATCTACCGCGGCGTCGCCGCCTTCCTCGCGGTGGACGTGGTGCGCCTGGTGCTGCTGTGCGCCTTCCCGATCCTGTCCCTGTGGCTGCCGGGAACCCTGAAGTAA
- a CDS encoding indolepyruvate oxidoreductase subunit beta family protein, producing the protein MTTATTFASASVAPSVRRPFTILIAALGGEGGGVLAEWLVELANRCGYPAQSTSIPGVAQRTGATTYYVEIHPEPLPAGAPHPVLGLAPTPGRIDLFIASELLEAARHVHSGMISAERTLVVASSSRSLTTTERISLGDGRLDSTQLIDFIRRFSRDCVVFDIAATARSAGTVPSATMFGAIGGTGLLPFARTDWEEVIRASGKGVDASLRGFALAWQASAPERTSGAAGAPDSGSAPAPGTAPPAAAPAAIAGFPDPVQDMLVPGLARVEHFQDKAYGRLYLERVRRIHAAECRADPEARHGFALTREFARYLALWMAFDDVVRVAELKCSARRFERVRRETGARPDDLLRIVDFLKPGIAEIAGLLPPALERRLKRFEARRRAAGKPALEFALKLDATSLRGFLALRTLAALRGLRRHGARFAHEQAMIERWIGAIEHAAVEDWALANELTLCARLIKGYGSTNERGKENLLHILDHLPAGMAADERLALVRGAREAALADEEGREFDRVLRDSGLPARPPKAQPLRFVRRSELGRGGA; encoded by the coding sequence ATGACCACCGCCACCACCTTCGCCTCCGCCTCCGTCGCCCCGAGCGTCCGCCGCCCGTTCACCATCCTCATCGCCGCCCTCGGCGGCGAAGGTGGCGGCGTGCTCGCCGAGTGGCTGGTGGAACTGGCTAACCGCTGCGGCTACCCGGCACAGAGCACGTCGATTCCCGGCGTCGCCCAGCGCACCGGCGCCACCACCTACTACGTCGAAATCCACCCCGAGCCTCTCCCCGCCGGCGCCCCGCATCCGGTGCTCGGGCTCGCCCCGACCCCGGGGCGGATCGACCTCTTCATCGCCTCCGAACTGCTCGAGGCCGCCCGCCACGTCCATTCGGGCATGATCAGCGCCGAGCGCACCCTGGTGGTGGCCTCGTCCTCGCGCAGCCTGACCACCACCGAGCGCATCAGCCTGGGCGATGGCCGCCTCGACAGCACTCAGCTGATCGATTTCATCCGCCGCTTCAGCCGCGACTGCGTCGTGTTCGACATCGCCGCCACCGCCCGCAGCGCCGGCACCGTGCCGAGCGCGACGATGTTCGGCGCAATCGGCGGCACCGGCCTGCTGCCGTTCGCCCGCACGGACTGGGAAGAGGTGATCCGCGCCTCGGGCAAGGGCGTCGACGCCAGCCTGCGCGGTTTCGCCCTCGCCTGGCAGGCGAGCGCGCCCGAGCGGACGAGCGGCGCCGCGGGCGCGCCCGACAGCGGATCCGCACCGGCGCCGGGCACCGCTCCCCCGGCAGCAGCCCCCGCCGCGATCGCCGGCTTTCCGGACCCGGTACAGGACATGCTCGTCCCGGGGCTGGCACGCGTCGAACACTTCCAGGACAAGGCCTACGGCCGCCTCTACCTCGAGCGCGTCCGCCGCATTCACGCCGCCGAATGCCGTGCCGACCCGGAGGCCCGCCACGGCTTCGCCCTCACCCGCGAATTCGCCCGCTACCTGGCACTGTGGATGGCGTTCGACGACGTTGTGCGCGTCGCCGAGCTCAAGTGCAGTGCCCGCCGCTTCGAGCGCGTGCGCCGTGAAACCGGCGCCCGGCCCGACGACCTGCTGCGCATCGTCGATTTCCTCAAGCCCGGCATCGCCGAAATCGCCGGCTTGCTGCCGCCGGCGCTGGAGCGCAGGCTGAAGCGTTTCGAGGCCCGCCGGCGGGCGGCGGGCAAGCCCGCGCTGGAGTTCGCCCTCAAGCTCGACGCCACCAGCCTGCGCGGCTTCCTTGCCCTGCGCACGCTGGCGGCGCTGCGCGGCCTGCGCCGCCATGGCGCCCGCTTCGCCCACGAACAGGCGATGATCGAGCGCTGGATCGGAGCGATCGAACACGCCGCGGTCGAGGACTGGGCGCTGGCCAACGAACTGACCCTGTGCGCCCGCCTGATCAAGGGCTATGGCTCGACCAACGAACGTGGCAAGGAAAACCTGCTCCACATCCTCGACCACCTGCCCGCCGGCATGGCCGCAGACGAGCGCCTGGCCCTCGTCCGCGGCGCGCGCGAAGCGGCCCTGGCCGACGAGGAAGGACGCGAGTTCGATCGTGTGTTGCGCGACAGCGGCCTGCCAGCCCGGCCGCCCAAGGCTCAGCCGCTGCGCTTCGTGCGCCGCAGCGAACTCGGCCGGGGCGGCGCCTGA